The region CGGTAGCCGGCGGCGACGAGGATGCTGGCGAGGGTGGCGGAGGTGGAGCCCTTGCCGTTGGTGCCGGCGATGAGGACTGCGGGGACCTTGTTTTGAGGGTCGCCGAGTGCGGCGCAGAGGCGGCGCATGTGGATGAGGTCGAACTTGTGGCGGGGCGGGGTGCTGGAGGGCTCGGAGTCCGAGGATGGCTTGATGGGGGCTAGTTCCGGGCCGAGTCCGTAGAGGTGCTCGAGCGCTTCCGCATAGGTCATGCTGCCCATTCTAAGCGGTCATGCGAGAGTCCCCAAGCCGGGGCATTACCGAAGGTTTGGGTTATTACGTTGGGGTTTCTGAATTTGGGACAGTGGCGTACGGGGCGTGGGGAACGCCGATGAAGCCATCAAGCAAGGCGGATATGACCTATCCGAAGACGAAAACAAGAGAGGCTTTATGACTGATGTGCTGATGTTCTTTGTGTATTGGGCGATGGTGCTCACGCCTTGTGTGATTGCGATGTATATCCCGCTGGACAGCGTTCGTTACGCTGAGTAAGTCTTGCCCGCTCAAGACAAAAACGACAAACGAAAAGGCGTAAGAAGAGAGTTTGCATGGAGGGTGAATCCTCTGCTGCTCAGCTTCCTACGCCTGTTTTCCGTTTTGGTGCGAGTTACTTTGCGGCTTCGAGGACGGCGGGGGTGAACTCTGCGACGAAGTCTTCCAGGGAGCGCTGGCCCATGGAGACTGCACCGGTGCCGCCGGCGAGGACGATGTTGACGTCCGTGATGCCGATGAAGCCGAAGACCTGCTTGAGGTAGCTGGACTCTGCGTTGTAGCCCTCGGTGGGGGAGCCGGGGGTATAGACGCCGCCTGAAGCGAGGATGATGGTGAGCTTCTTGCCCTTGACGAGGCCTTCATACTGCGGGGTGAAGGTGACGTTTACACGGACGATCTGGTCGATGTACGCCTTGAGGATGGCGGGGGTGGAGAAGTTGTACATGGAGGTGCCGAGGACGATGTGGTCGGCTGCTTTGAGCTCTGCGATGAGGGTGTTGCCGATCTCGAGGGCCTTCTTCATTTCTGGGGAGTGCTGCTCGGCGGGGGTGTAGGCGCCGGCGATCCAGGGGAGGTCGACGAAGGGGAGGGTGGTGGTGAAGAGGTCGCGATTGACGACGGTTCCGCCTGCATGAGTTTTCTGCCACTCTTCGACGAAGGCAGAGGTGAGCTTGCGTGAGATGGAGTATTCGCCGCGTGGGCTGGATTCAATGCTGAGGAGTGACGCCATGATGGAACCTCTAAGTAGATGTTGAAACAAACAATCCTCATTATAGATGGGGGTGAGGTTGGGGGAGATTCAGGGAGTGTGAATGTTTTTTGAGGGTGGGGAGGAAGGCGTAACGCGGATAAGAGGGATCAAGGCGGGATAAGAGGGATAGAACAGGCAACGGCAAGAGCAACGGATTGTAGGACACGCAACGGCACGAGCCTGGGGCCAAAGCCCTTTGACTTTTGAGACGTTGACGGTGGGCTAAAGCTTACCTCTAATCCGAACTGCAACAGCAAGTGCAACAGACAAAGCCAATACGGAGGTTCTGAGCTTCGCTCAGAATGACGGTTGGGGAAGAGAGGACGGTTGGGGAATGGGAGCGGGAGTTGGGTGGGGACGGTTGGGTGGGTGGAGAGCCGGTTCTGGTAGGGATCGGAAAAAAGAACCCCACGTTTCCTGGCCTTTCGGCTTGGATTCGTGGGGGGCACTGAAGTTTTGTGCTTCAGCCTGTTAGCCAGGGCGTGTGGTGTCTGCCCTCAGCCTGCAGAACTAAACTTTTCGGCTTATCGTGCTGCCGTGAGGGTGAAGCTGGAGGGCTGGGCTCCTGCGGCCGGCTCGCCTGACCATGCGGAGACGGTGAAGCCGGTGCGGGGATGAGCCTGGGGGGCGTGCGAGGCGGTGTGCTGTTGTGACAGCGCCTCGGCAACCTGGCGGCGCACCTGGTCCCGTTCGGACCGTTGTGTGCGTGACCAATACACCAGAAATCCCTGCCCGCAGACCTTGCAACGTACGTCGCTGGTTGTGTTGGAGATCTTGCAAAGTACCTGCATGGCCTGGGCCCTCTTGCTCTGATTGGTCTATCGGCATGTGCTGCCAACAACTGAAGAGTAAAACCCCTGCTTTTCCTCAACAATGCCGCTTGCGTTCGAGGCGATGGGCCTTAGGTGCCATTACTTGAGGGCCGATTTCGCAGGGGGAGGATTGAACGGATTCGGGGTGCGGGCGTGTGGGTGGTGTGGGGGGGGGAAAGCAACTATGCTTGTAGGGGCAGAGGGTTAGGTGCGTTGAGGAGAGCCCGGGGCTAAAGCCCCCTCTTCTTGGCACGCTGGACGTGGGGCTGAAGCCCCACTCTAATCCGAAGGGCAACAGCAAACCTTCGCGGCCTCGCACGTTTTTGCAGCTTGAGATACGACAGGATTGATATGACCGAGCAGATTGCAGTGTCCACTATTCGCGTTCAACTTCCAGACGGCAGCATCCGTGAGGTTCCTTCCGGGACTACGCCGCTGGAGATTGCTACCTCTATTTCACCGCGGCTGGCGGCTGTGGTGGTCGTGGCGAAGGTGAAGCCGATGGCTGGGCTGGACATCAACCAGTCTGAAGGCGGGCAGGACGACGCTCCGGATGCGGGGTCCGAAGAGGCGATGTATGACGCTGCGCTTTCGCCTTCGGCGGAGCGGATTATCGACCTGGCGATGCCGCTGGCGGAGGACGTGGAGCTCTGGCTGCTGAAGGAGCAGGATGAGGAGTCGCTGAAGGTGCTTAGGCACTCGACTGCGCATGTGATGGCTACGGCAATCCTGGAGCTGTTTCCGGAGACGAAGCTGGGGCATGGGCCTGCGACGGATGCGGGGTTCTTTTATGACGTATATCGGGAGACTCCTTTTACGGAGGACGACCTGGCGGCGATCGAGAAGAGGATGGGCGAGGTGGTGGCTCGCAACGATGCTTTTGTGAAGGAGACGGAGCCGCGTGAAGACGCGCTGCAGGAGTATGCGGCCGAGGGCGAGTTCATGAAGGTCCACTTCATCGAACGGTTTACGCAGGCGGGGGAGCCGGTTTCGCTGTATCGGAATGGCGGGTTTACGGATTTTTGCCGAGGGCCGCATGTGCCTTCGACCGGCAGGGTGAAGGCGTTCAAGGTGACGTCGGTTGCTGGGGCTTACTGGCTGGGCGATGAGAAGAATCAGCAGTTGCAGCGAATCTATGGGACGGCCTTCTTCAACGCGAAGGATATGGATGCGCACTTCAAGCGGCTGGAGGAGATCAAGGCTCGGGACCACCGGGTGCTGGGTAAGCAGTTGGATCTGTTCAGCATCCAGGAGGTGGCGGGTGCGGGGCTGATCTTCTGGCATCCGAAGGGCGGGCTGATCCGCAAGGCGATGGAAGACTGGATGCGCGAGGACTGCATCAAGCGCGGGTACGAGATGGTGTTTACGCCGCACATCATGCGGCGGGAGCTATGGAAGATCTCCGGGCATGAGGAGAACTATGGCGAGAATATGTATCCGCCGATGGAGCTGGACGATGCGGAGTATCGGCTGAAGCCGATGAACTGTCCTGGGCATATTTTGATTTATAAGAATTCGCCTAAGAGCTATCGTGACCTTCCGGTGCGGTATGCGGAGTTGGGGAATGTGTATCGGTATGAGCGGTCCGGGACGATGCATGGGCTGCTCAGAGTGCGTGGGTTTACGCAGGACGATGCGCATATCTTCTGCACGCCGGGGCAGATTGAAGATGAGGTCACGGCCTGCATCGAGTTTGCGGAGAGCGTGCTGAATACATTCGGCTTCCATGAGTTCAAGGTGGAGCTTTCGACTTGGGACCCCAATGACAAGAAGTTTATTGGGAGTGCGGAGCAGTGGGGAGTCGCTGTCGGGTCACTGAGGAACGCGTTGGAGCGCAAGGGGATTCCGTATAAGACGATTCCGGGGGAGGCTGCGTTCTATGGGCCGAAGATCGATATCAAGCTGGTGGATGTGCTGGGGCGGATGTGGCAGCTTTCGACCGTTCAGTTTGACTGGAATCTGCCGGCTCGGTTCGATCTGCACTACAAGGGTGAGGATGGCGAGCTGCATCAGCCGGTGATGGTGCATCGTGCGCTGTTTGGGAGCGTGGAACGGTTCTTTGGCGTGCTGATCGAGCACTACGCGGGGGCGTTTCCGTTCTGGCTGGCTCCGGTGCAGGTTGGGTTGGTGCCGATTTCGGAGAAGCATCTCGAGTATGCTCGTACGGTTCAGCAGAGGCTCAAGGACGCTGGTGTGCGCGTGGAGCTGGATGAGCGGAACGAGAAGATGAATGCGAAGATCCGTGAGTTTGGGGTGAACAAGGTTCCGTTCATTTTGATCATGGGGGATAAGGAATCGCAGAGTGATGAGGTGAGTGTGAGGACGCGTGGGAAGGGCGATGGCGGGGCTATGTCGACCGAGGCGTTTGTGGCGAGATGCCTGGAGTTGCAGAAGAGCCATTCGGCGGAGCTGTAGGAGCGCTATGCCGTCTCTGACCGAAGCTCAGCGAGAGAAGGTGCTGCCTATCCTTGCGGCTGTGCGGACTGCTCTGCAGGAGGCCGCGGAGGGCGATCTCGATGTGCTTCATCAGATGCGGCGGTATGTTGGGAAGCGGTTGGAGTTCGACGAACGTGGGACGCCGACGCAGCGGCGTAAGCTGCATGAGTTGAAGTGGAAGAGCCAACAGGGGATCTGCGCTTTATGCCCGGAACCCCTGCCGGAACGGGGCGCGGAGCTGGATCGGCTGGTGGCCACGGCTGGTTATACGGAAGAGAACACGCGGCTGGTGCATCATGCTTGCCACCTGAAGATCACACGAGCTCAAGGGGTTTCGTGATGGGACCGGACTCGTAGACGTTCCGGGGCTAAAGCCCGGATGTTTTCGTAGGCTTGATCGTGGGGCTAAAGCCCCACGCTAATCCGAAGTGCAAAAGCTCGGTTACAAAGGTCAGGGTGAGGCTATGCCGGATAAGGTGCGGAAGGTGGAGCGGGTGACTCCGCACAAGGACAAGATCTGTAAGACGTGTGGGCGGGCTTTCTCGTGGCGAAAGAAGTGGGAGAAGGACTGGGATGTGGTGAAGTACTGCTCGGATGGGTGCCGGGGGCGTCAGGTGGGGGAGGCGGATGCTCAGTTAGAGGCGGCGATTCTTGAGTTGCTGGCGGAGCGGGGAAGGGATAAGACGATCTGTCCCTCTGAGGCTGCGAAGTTCGTCGGGGGGAAGGATGAGCGGCGGGATTGGGAGGGGTTGATGGAGCCTGCGCGGGCTGCGGCGAGACGGTTGGTGGCGGCGGGTCGGATCAACATCATGCAGGGTGGGAAGGTGGTGGATGGTTCTACTGCAAAGGGTCCTATTCGTTTGAAGCTGCGGTGAAATATTTGTTTAGGTGGCGGTAGCGTTTCGAGGGCTGGCGGCTTCTAACGGTGGCATGACTACTGCGAAGAAGGCTCCGGCGAAGAAG is a window of Granulicella tundricola MP5ACTX9 DNA encoding:
- a CDS encoding FMN-dependent NADH-azoreductase; this translates as MASLLSIESSPRGEYSISRKLTSAFVEEWQKTHAGGTVVNRDLFTTTLPFVDLPWIAGAYTPAEQHSPEMKKALEIGNTLIAELKAADHIVLGTSMYNFSTPAILKAYIDQIVRVNVTFTPQYEGLVKGKKLTIILASGGVYTPGSPTEGYNAESSYLKQVFGFIGITDVNIVLAGGTGAVSMGQRSLEDFVAEFTPAVLEAAK
- the thrS gene encoding threonine--tRNA ligase produces the protein MTEQIAVSTIRVQLPDGSIREVPSGTTPLEIATSISPRLAAVVVVAKVKPMAGLDINQSEGGQDDAPDAGSEEAMYDAALSPSAERIIDLAMPLAEDVELWLLKEQDEESLKVLRHSTAHVMATAILELFPETKLGHGPATDAGFFYDVYRETPFTEDDLAAIEKRMGEVVARNDAFVKETEPREDALQEYAAEGEFMKVHFIERFTQAGEPVSLYRNGGFTDFCRGPHVPSTGRVKAFKVTSVAGAYWLGDEKNQQLQRIYGTAFFNAKDMDAHFKRLEEIKARDHRVLGKQLDLFSIQEVAGAGLIFWHPKGGLIRKAMEDWMREDCIKRGYEMVFTPHIMRRELWKISGHEENYGENMYPPMELDDAEYRLKPMNCPGHILIYKNSPKSYRDLPVRYAELGNVYRYERSGTMHGLLRVRGFTQDDAHIFCTPGQIEDEVTACIEFAESVLNTFGFHEFKVELSTWDPNDKKFIGSAEQWGVAVGSLRNALERKGIPYKTIPGEAAFYGPKIDIKLVDVLGRMWQLSTVQFDWNLPARFDLHYKGEDGELHQPVMVHRALFGSVERFFGVLIEHYAGAFPFWLAPVQVGLVPISEKHLEYARTVQQRLKDAGVRVELDERNEKMNAKIREFGVNKVPFILIMGDKESQSDEVSVRTRGKGDGGAMSTEAFVARCLELQKSHSAEL
- a CDS encoding DUF2256 and DUF3253 domain-containing protein; this translates as MQKLGYKGQGEAMPDKVRKVERVTPHKDKICKTCGRAFSWRKKWEKDWDVVKYCSDGCRGRQVGEADAQLEAAILELLAERGRDKTICPSEAAKFVGGKDERRDWEGLMEPARAAARRLVAAGRINIMQGGKVVDGSTAKGPIRLKLR